One window from the genome of Paramisgurnus dabryanus chromosome 24, PD_genome_1.1, whole genome shotgun sequence encodes:
- the sgsh gene encoding N-sulphoglucosamine sulphohydrolase: MFSLFAWVLLSVLVCCGVAESKRNVLLIIADDGGFETDVYNNTVVQTPHLRALSQRSLIFKNAFTSVSSCSPSRSTILTGLPQHQNGMYGLHQGVHHFNSFDGVRSLPLLLKEANIRTGIIGKKHVGPGTVYPFDFAYTEETNSVLQVGRNITKIKLLVRKFFQSQRKQEESPFFLYVAFHDPHRCGHSQPQYGAFCEKFGNGESGMGRITDWEPKYYSPDQVKVPYFIPDTPAARADIVAQYTTVSRLDQGIGLVLQELRDAGFENDTLVIYSSDNGIPFPNGRTNLYGSGVREPMLISSPEHRERWGQISQAYVSLLDITPTILDWFSIPYPSYSLSGNRPVELTGRSLLPALISEPTWVTVYASQSLHEVTMYYPMRSIQQGPYRLLHNMHYRMPFPIDQDFYVSPTFQDLLNRTQTGQATGWFKTLNEYYYRDRWELFDISSDPTERKNLAGDPAYAQVLESLRAQMLKWQWLTEDPWVCEPDAVLETKLEPQCRSLYNEL; the protein is encoded by the exons ATGTTTAGTTTATTTGCGTGGGTTCTGTTGTCTGTCTTGGTTTGTTGTGGTGTAGCAGAAAGCAAAAGAAATGTGCTTTTGATCATTG CTGATGATGGCGGGTTCGAGACTGATGTATACAACAACACTGTGGTCCAGACTCCTCATCTCCGAGCTCTGTCTCAGCGCAGTTTAATCTTCAAGAATGCCTTCACATCCGTCAGCAGCTGCTCACCGAGTCGATCCACCATCCTGACCGGCCTACCACAG CACCAAAATGGGATGTATGGGCTTCATCAGGGAGTCCATCACTTTAACTCATTTGACGGAGTGCGCAGTCTTCCTCTCCTCCTGAAAGAAGCCAACATCCGCACGG GTATAATCGGGAAGAAACATGTTGGACCGGGTACCGTATACCCATTTGACTTTGCCTACACGGAGGAGACCAATTCCGTGCTGCAGGTTGGTCGGAATATCACCAAGATCAAACTTCTCGTTCGTAAGTTCTTCCAGAGCCAAAGGAAGCAGGAGGAAAGTCCGTTCTTCCTTTATGTGGCTTTCCATGACCCACACCGCTGTGGACATTCCCAGCCACAGTATGGAGCGTTCTGTGAAAAGTTTGGGAACGGGGAGAGCGGAATGGGGAGAATTACGGATTGGGAGCCGAAGTATTACTCTCCAGACCAGGTCAAG GTACCATATTTTATTCCTGACACACCTGCTGCCAGGGCGGACATCGTAGCCCAGTACACTACAGTTAGCAGACTGGATCAAG GTATCGGTCTGGTTCTGCAAGAACTCCGCGATGCCGGATTCGAAAACGACACTCTGGTCATCTATAGCTCCGATAATGGAATTCCGTTTCCCAATGGACGCACTAACCTGTACGGCTCAGGTGTGAGGGAACCCATGCTGATCTCCTCACCTGAACACAGAGAGCGATGGGGACAGATCAGCCAGGCCTATGTCAGTCTCCTGG ACATCACACCTACCATTCTGGACTGGTTCTCCATCCCGTATCCGTCCTACAGCCTTTCTGGTAATCGTCCTGTAGAGCTGACGGGTCGCTCTCTCCTCCCAGCCCTGATCTCGGAGCCCACCTGGGTCACGGTCTACGCCAGTCAGTCTCTCCACGAGGTCACCATGTATTACCCGATGCGCTCCATTCAGCAGGGCCCTTACAGGCTCCTGCACAACATGCATTACCGTATGCCCTTCCCCATAGACCAGGACTTCTACGTGTCCCCTACCTTCCAGGATCTGTTAAACCGGACCCAGACGGGTCAAGCCACAGGCTGGTTTAAGACACTAAATGAATACTACTACAGAGACAGGTGGGAACTCTTTGACATCAGCTCGGATCCCACGGAAAGGAAAAATTTAGCAGGTGATCCGGCTTATGCCCAGGTTCTGGAGAGCCTGAGGGCACAGATGCTAAAGTGGCAGTGGCTCACGGAGGATCCGTGGGTGTGCGAGCCAGATGCGGTTCTGGAGACGAAACTAGAACCGCAGTGCAGATCGCTGTACAATGAGCTATGA
- the npb gene encoding neuropeptide B, whose translation MERSVRSVLVFVAVSVLICCQPTDAWYKQSTGPSYYSVGRASGLLSGIRRSPYVRRSETDPTMDSGETTGVSNSVMPDSSSRQTSVLKNMAICVKDISPNLQSCELVRDGSSTFRCKADVLLSLDSLDCFTS comes from the exons ATGGAGAGGTCCGTCAGATCAGTGCTGGTGTTCGTGGCTGTTTCCGTACTCATCTGCTGTCAACCAACAGACGCCTGGTACAAGCAGTCTACCGGTCCGAGCTATTATTCTGTCGGGAGAGCTTCTGGTTTGCTGTCGGGGATACGGAGATCGCCGTATGTGCGCAGATCTGAGACCGATCCAACGATGGACAGCGGCGAGACCACCGGCGTCTCCAACAGCGTGATGCCCGACTCAAGCAGCAGACAAACTTCAGTCCTTAAAAACATG GCTATTTGCGTAAAGGACATTTCTCCGAACCTGCAGAGCTGCGAGTTGGTTCGGGACGGTTCGAGCACATTTCGGTGTAAAGCAGACGTGTTGCTCTCTCTGGACTCGCTGGACTGCTTCACCTCGTGA